GGTTGTAGCATGGCCTTTAGTTTCCCATCCTTCTCTCTAAATATGAGAAAATTATTTACATTCGAACATCACAAAGAGTCTCGTTAATACCACATATCTTGTATTTAAAAATTCAGCAaaaattcttcctttttttttttgtatatctcTACTTTTCTTCTTCGGAGGAATATTTTGGTTCGCTAGAAGTAGTAAAACTACCGCATTCCATGATATTATAATCATCCAATACCCAGAATTAGGTTAAAAAACTGACCGCGGAGAATAAAGAGTTaaacatagaaaaaaaaaagagcagcaCAAGTTGAGGAAGAGATCGAGAGACTCACGGGCAACGATGGGCCGTACGGGAGCAATGGGAAGGATGGGATTGGGCGGGGGGGCTTGGGAGATGCCGATCCTGGCACCGCCCAACTGGGACCTCCCGAACCCTAGCATCGAGCACTGATTGGAGGGTAGCGAAGCCCTGACGctccaaaccctaaccctaaccccaaCCTTAGGAGAAGAAGAATTCAATCCCTCGGTCCTCGCGAAGAAGAGCGCCGAGTGCCCCACCAGAGCTGCCGCCATTTTACCCCTCTCACTCTCCGAAATAAGAGCGAATGAGAGAGATCGAGGAAGAAGATAAGGGAAGAACGTTGGACGGCTCCTAACGTGGACAAACCAAGAAAGCTTTGCAAGAGAAAGCTTTGCAAGAACGGTAGGGGTTGAAGTGGATCGAATAACATCcgtttaaatttatattttttattcgaACCTATCCATATGGATAATAATTTAAGCATCCCATTAATACTTGTATCCCTAATTacatttataaaaaattaaatataaaaataaatacataactaTTCAATTTTTGTTGAAATATCTAATTCTATTTTTAACTCTATTTAATCCTATACAAcactaataaatttttttaaaaaatacataACCACAATAACATGATCTTAACttgatttattatatatatagtaaTATCTTGGATTCTAcgattataaaatttaattttttgagttatatttatatttatatccatatttttaatattcgtatccatttaaaatagatatggatataaatttttacttctaactaatatttatatccatatctgtatttgtaaaataaaataaaaccaaGGAATTGTTTTGAGGGTCTTTAGACCTCTGCAAGCTGATACTAGAGAGCACTTCTTGGAACATCACCCCAATGATCCTTATAACCTGCTATTCAGTTGACACCTTGCAGTCTCAGCAAATCTATCATCATTATTTGTACCATACGATATCCAGGCGAAGCATCCATCAGAAGTTTGTTTGCTGCTACAGAAATGAATCTCGCAAGAACTCGAACAAGAACAAGGAAGATGGTAGTCTGAGGCGAACTACAAACTCATTTAATAAAGTAAATTTACAATTTTACGGTTAGAAAAACATTGGTGTATGTAGATGCTTAAGTATGCTTAATTATGCCACAGGTACAACATGTTGCAATTCTTCTCGCACGATGCACGCATGCACTCAAGCCATTCCTGCTGTTGTGGCAAACCAATGATGTCTTTCGAGTTCCGAAGGGCAGCCCAGCAGGGATGTCATTAAAGTTCCAAGAATTGGCCAACAAAGTTCTCAGAGATGAAAAAGATCAACTGGTACATTTGCGAGCTGCCAGTTAGTGTAGTGTACATCTCATTTGTCTCCTTTTCCGACCCAAGTAGGATCAATTGCTCTTCAGTGATTATTCTGGTGTTGTTGAAAAGTCACAtgcgaagaaaaaaaggaaaagcaaaaaaagCTGTCCATCCAAAGAAGATCTTACCCTGCTCAATCATGACCAGATACTGATTAGGatggaaaattttgatcttgctGAACAAGAAGCTTGCAAAAATGGGTTGCGAGTTGTGACAATATTGATGCAGTAGGAAACAGGATATTAGCATGCAAAAATGATTGCAGTGTGCAAGGCCTTAAAAGAGTTATTTTTTTTGACGCATTTCTAACAATAATAATTGACTGAGAGAATGAGCAGCTTACTCTATAGATAGTGCAAGAGGAGGTCCGTGGAAGAGTTCTTCAGCCTGCAGctctgcccaaggtgaacatcACCAAATGCATACCTGAATTACCATTTGGATTAGCATCTAGAATGAGACATTTGATACA
The Phoenix dactylifera cultivar Barhee BC4 unplaced genomic scaffold, palm_55x_up_171113_PBpolish2nd_filt_p 002163F, whole genome shotgun sequence genome window above contains:
- the LOC120109424 gene encoding 50S ribosomal protein L28, chloroplastic-like, which translates into the protein MAAALVGHSALFFARTEGLNSSSPKVGVRVRVWSVRASLPSNQCSMLGFGRSQLGGARIGISQAPPPNPILPIAPVRPIVARRVCPFTGKKANRANKVSFSNHKTKKLQFVNLQYKRVWWEAGNRYLKLRLSTKALKTIEKNGMDAVAKKAGIDLRKK